The Parus major isolate Abel chromosome Z, Parus_major1.1, whole genome shotgun sequence genome has a window encoding:
- the SLCO4C1 gene encoding solute carrier organic anion transporter family member 4C1 isoform X1: MKGSGGGGIENPAFETPSSALGRRCFAGPIGAGADTAAPAGPCPGSEEGPCGWGPCTPRALQFCNNPKGYLAAYSLLAIFQGIVVNGLINISISTIEKRYELNSSLTGLISSSYDIAFCVLSLFVSYFGERGHKPRWLAFSAFMLGLGSLVFSLPHFSSGKYQYGGKIEDTCLTAETTFANSTCHVSTSSSLHKYLYVFILGQLLLGVGGTPLYTLGTAFIDDSVPKHMSSLYIGIGYSMSLLGPAIGYVLGGQLLKVYIDIQIPESTKVDQDDPRWLGAWWIGFLACFFAIWLLIIPFSCFPRHLPGTATIQAEKISETHDDGSQVLVQTSNIGKSFKDFPMALMILLRNPVLMSLIIASTSEALVATGFATFLPKFIENQFGKSSSFSATLGGLVLIPAAALGQVISGVLVSKCKMNCKGIIKFMISTCSVALILNTVFLFAKCGNEPFAGVSETYNGTGTLYNLTAPCNANCRCLRSMYYPVCGSDEVQYFSPCFAGCASYLFNNMKKTYYNCSCVGKTKRENGSEEFLYEAVPGKCPTQCKFLPFFLTFFFFAIVFTFMATTPTTVAILRCVPDKQRSFALGVQSVFLRLLGTIPGPILFGVAIDNSCTLWDINECETKGACWIYDNERMAFSLMGISAACKIITIIFVVMAVYFYKPPPLTKALPRKTSEKNSVIRT; this comes from the exons ATGAAAGGTAGCGGCGGCGGCGGCATCGAGAACCCGGCGTTCGAGACGCCTAGCTCCGCCCTCGGCCGGCGGTGCTTTGCGGGCCCCATCGGTGCAGGGGCGGATACCGCGGCCCCCGCCgggccctgccctggctccgAGGAGGGGCCCTGCGGGTGGGGCCCCTGcactcccagagctctgcagttctGCAACAATCCGAAAGGGTACTTGGCTGCTTACAGCCTATTGGCCATCTTCCAAG gtATTGTGGTAAATGGCCTGATTAACATTAGTATTTCAACAATTGAGAAGCGTTATGAGTTGAACAGTTCCCTCACTGGCTTAATCTCTTCAAGCTATGACATTGCTTTTTGTGTATTGTCACTGTTTGTATCTTACTTTGGAGAAAGAGGGCACAAACCAAGATGGCTTGCTTTCTCAGCATTTATGCTAGGATTGGGCtcacttgttttttccttacCACACTTCAGTAGTGGAAAATACCAATATGGAGGTAAAATTGAAG aCACGTGTCTAACTGCAGAAACCACCTTTGCTAATTCCACTTGCCATGTCAGCACAAGCTCTTCACTTCACAAGTATCTCTATGTCTTTATCCTcggacagctgctgctgggtgttgGAGGAACTCCTTTATATACTTTGGGGACAGCTTTTATTGATGATAGTGTCCCAAAACACATGTCTTCCCTTTATATAG GAATTGGCTATTCTATGTCTCTGCTGGGTCCTGCTATTGGCTATGTCTTAGGAGGGCAACTGCTTAAGGTTTATATTGATATCCAGATCCCAGAAAG TACAAAGGTGGATCAAGATGACCCACGTTGGCTTGGAGCGTGGTGGATAGGATTTCTTGCATGCTTTTTTGCAATTTGGCTTCTTATAATACCTTTTTCATGCTTTCCAAGGCACCTACCAG GAACTGCAACAATTCAGGCTGAAAAAATCTCTGAAACTCATGATGATGGAAGTCAGGTACTGGTTCAGACCAGCAATATtggaaaaagttttaaagacTTTCCTATGGCTCTCATG ATACTGTTGAGGAATCCAGTGCTTATGAGCCTAATAATAGCCAGTACCTCAGAAGCTTTAGTTGCCACTGGATTTGCCACATTTCTACCAAAGTTTATAGAAAATCAGTTTGGAAAGTCTTCAAGTTTTTCAGCAACTCTTGGAG GACTTGTACTAATTCCAGCAGCAGCGCTAGGCCAAGTCATAAGTGGTGTCTTGGTTTCCAAGTGCAAAATGAATTGCAAAGGCATAATCAAGTTCATGATAAGCACCTGTTCAGTGGCCCTAATattaaacacagtatttttatttgctaaatGTGGAAATGAACCTTTTGCAGGTGTCTCTGAAACATATAATGG aacagGCACTTTATATAACTTAACGGCACCATGCAATGCAAACTGCAGGTGTTTGCGCTCCATGTACTACCCAGTTTGTGGCAGTGATGAAGTCCAGTacttttctccctgttttgcAGGATGTGCCTCATATCTTTTTAACAACATGAAAAAG ACATACTACAACTGTTCCTGtgttgggaaaacaaaaagagaaaatggttCAGAAGAATTTCTCTATGAAGCTGTCCCTGGGAAATGTCCAACACAATGcaaatttttaccttttttcctgACCTTCTTCTTCTTTGCCATTGTTTTTACATTTATGGCTACTACTCCAACAACTGTGGCCATTCTCAG GTGTGTGCCAGATAAGCAGCGCTCATTTGCTCTTGGAGTACAGTCAGTGTTTCTGCGACTACTGG gtacTATTCCTGGTCCAATTTTGTTTGGTGTAGCTATAGACAACAGTTGTACTCTCTGGGATATTAATGAATGTGAAACTAAAGGAGCTTGCTGGATATATGACAATGAAAGAATGGCTTTTTCGCTGATGGGCATAA GTGCTGCTTGCAAAATCATCACAATCATCTTTGTGGTTATGGCAGTGTATTTCTACAAGCCTCCACCATTAACTAAAGCCCTGCCACGAAAGACTTCAGAAAAGAATTCTGTTATACGCACATAA
- the SLCO4C1 gene encoding solute carrier organic anion transporter family member 4C1 isoform X2, translating to MKGSGGGGIENPAFETPSSALGRRCFAGPIGAGADTAAPAGPCPGSEEGPCGWGPCTPRALQFCNNPKGYLAAYSLLAIFQGIVVNGLINISISTIEKRYELNSSLTGLISSSYDIAFCVLSLFVSYFGERGHKPRWLAFSAFMLGLGSLVFSLPHFSSGKYQYGGKIEGIGYSMSLLGPAIGYVLGGQLLKVYIDIQIPESTKVDQDDPRWLGAWWIGFLACFFAIWLLIIPFSCFPRHLPGTATIQAEKISETHDDGSQVLVQTSNIGKSFKDFPMALMILLRNPVLMSLIIASTSEALVATGFATFLPKFIENQFGKSSSFSATLGGLVLIPAAALGQVISGVLVSKCKMNCKGIIKFMISTCSVALILNTVFLFAKCGNEPFAGVSETYNGTGTLYNLTAPCNANCRCLRSMYYPVCGSDEVQYFSPCFAGCASYLFNNMKKTYYNCSCVGKTKRENGSEEFLYEAVPGKCPTQCKFLPFFLTFFFFAIVFTFMATTPTTVAILRCVPDKQRSFALGVQSVFLRLLGTIPGPILFGVAIDNSCTLWDINECETKGACWIYDNERMAFSLMGISAACKIITIIFVVMAVYFYKPPPLTKALPRKTSEKNSVIRT from the exons ATGAAAGGTAGCGGCGGCGGCGGCATCGAGAACCCGGCGTTCGAGACGCCTAGCTCCGCCCTCGGCCGGCGGTGCTTTGCGGGCCCCATCGGTGCAGGGGCGGATACCGCGGCCCCCGCCgggccctgccctggctccgAGGAGGGGCCCTGCGGGTGGGGCCCCTGcactcccagagctctgcagttctGCAACAATCCGAAAGGGTACTTGGCTGCTTACAGCCTATTGGCCATCTTCCAAG gtATTGTGGTAAATGGCCTGATTAACATTAGTATTTCAACAATTGAGAAGCGTTATGAGTTGAACAGTTCCCTCACTGGCTTAATCTCTTCAAGCTATGACATTGCTTTTTGTGTATTGTCACTGTTTGTATCTTACTTTGGAGAAAGAGGGCACAAACCAAGATGGCTTGCTTTCTCAGCATTTATGCTAGGATTGGGCtcacttgttttttccttacCACACTTCAGTAGTGGAAAATACCAATATGGAGGTAAAATTGAAG GAATTGGCTATTCTATGTCTCTGCTGGGTCCTGCTATTGGCTATGTCTTAGGAGGGCAACTGCTTAAGGTTTATATTGATATCCAGATCCCAGAAAG TACAAAGGTGGATCAAGATGACCCACGTTGGCTTGGAGCGTGGTGGATAGGATTTCTTGCATGCTTTTTTGCAATTTGGCTTCTTATAATACCTTTTTCATGCTTTCCAAGGCACCTACCAG GAACTGCAACAATTCAGGCTGAAAAAATCTCTGAAACTCATGATGATGGAAGTCAGGTACTGGTTCAGACCAGCAATATtggaaaaagttttaaagacTTTCCTATGGCTCTCATG ATACTGTTGAGGAATCCAGTGCTTATGAGCCTAATAATAGCCAGTACCTCAGAAGCTTTAGTTGCCACTGGATTTGCCACATTTCTACCAAAGTTTATAGAAAATCAGTTTGGAAAGTCTTCAAGTTTTTCAGCAACTCTTGGAG GACTTGTACTAATTCCAGCAGCAGCGCTAGGCCAAGTCATAAGTGGTGTCTTGGTTTCCAAGTGCAAAATGAATTGCAAAGGCATAATCAAGTTCATGATAAGCACCTGTTCAGTGGCCCTAATattaaacacagtatttttatttgctaaatGTGGAAATGAACCTTTTGCAGGTGTCTCTGAAACATATAATGG aacagGCACTTTATATAACTTAACGGCACCATGCAATGCAAACTGCAGGTGTTTGCGCTCCATGTACTACCCAGTTTGTGGCAGTGATGAAGTCCAGTacttttctccctgttttgcAGGATGTGCCTCATATCTTTTTAACAACATGAAAAAG ACATACTACAACTGTTCCTGtgttgggaaaacaaaaagagaaaatggttCAGAAGAATTTCTCTATGAAGCTGTCCCTGGGAAATGTCCAACACAATGcaaatttttaccttttttcctgACCTTCTTCTTCTTTGCCATTGTTTTTACATTTATGGCTACTACTCCAACAACTGTGGCCATTCTCAG GTGTGTGCCAGATAAGCAGCGCTCATTTGCTCTTGGAGTACAGTCAGTGTTTCTGCGACTACTGG gtacTATTCCTGGTCCAATTTTGTTTGGTGTAGCTATAGACAACAGTTGTACTCTCTGGGATATTAATGAATGTGAAACTAAAGGAGCTTGCTGGATATATGACAATGAAAGAATGGCTTTTTCGCTGATGGGCATAA GTGCTGCTTGCAAAATCATCACAATCATCTTTGTGGTTATGGCAGTGTATTTCTACAAGCCTCCACCATTAACTAAAGCCCTGCCACGAAAGACTTCAGAAAAGAATTCTGTTATACGCACATAA